One segment of Rosa chinensis cultivar Old Blush chromosome 6, RchiOBHm-V2, whole genome shotgun sequence DNA contains the following:
- the LOC112169619 gene encoding probable jasmonic acid carboxyl methyltransferase 2 — MPKLAPTIAIIQNTFRKLNLPPPSLQAFLNDLPRNDFNTVFRSLPGFYNKLDEEHENKSGPCFIAAMPGSFYGRLFPDNSLHFVHSSCALMWISEVPKGLVTKGGEGLNKGNIYIAKTSSPAVFNEYFEQFKRDFRVFLWSRAQELVPGGSMVLTTMGSINSKDPLCIWEFVGLKLHDMVLDGLIEEEKLDTFNMPYYIPTTDEVKEVVEAEGSFTLQNLEVFRNDWDSYIKQANCGFDKNARAAILSTDIRAVGEPILASQFGEEAMDDLFRRFEEDVLDHMEKEKCQFINLVISLTKKR; from the exons ATGCCGAAATTGGCACCAACAATAGCCATCATCCAGAACACGTTTCGGAAGCTCAACCTTCCCCCGCCATCCCTCCAAGCATTCTTGAATGACCTTCCCCGGAACGATTTCAACACGGTGTTTAGGTCACTGCCTGGCTTCTATAACAAGCTCGATGAAGAACATGAGAACAAGTCGGGTCCTTGTTTCATTGCAGCAATGCCTGGTTCCTTTTATGGGAGGCTCTTCCCTGACAACTCTCTCCACTTTGTTCATTCTTCTTGTGCTCTCATGTGGATCTCTGAG GTCCCAAAAGGTTTGGTGACGAAAGGAGGAGAGGGACTGAACAAGGGGAACATATATATAGCCAAGACAAGCTCACCCGCTGTGTTTAATGAATACTTTGAGCAATTCAAAAGGGACTTCAGAGTCTTTCTGTGGTCTCGGGCACAAGAGCTAGTCCCGGGAGGTAGTATGGTCCTCACAACAATGGGCAGCATAAATAGCAAAGATCCCCTCTGCATTTGGGAATTTGTCGGATTAAAACTCCATGACATGGTTTTAGAT GGTTTGATTGAAGAGGAAAAATTGGACACATTCAATATGCCATACTACATACCAACAACGGATGAGGTGAAAGAGGTTGTCGAGGCTGAAGGTTCTTTTACCCTGCAAAACCTCGAAGTTTTCAGAAATGACTGGGACTCTTATATAAAACAAGCAAATTGTGGCTTTGACAAGAATGCGAGGGCAGCAATACTGTCCACTGACATAAGAGCTGTGGGAGAGCCTATTCTGGCCAGCCAATTCGGAGAGGAAGCCATGGACGATTTGTTTCGCAGGTTTGAAGAAGATGTTCTTGATCACATGGAAAAGGAGAAGTGCCAGTTCATCAACCTGGTTATCTCGTTAACTAAGAAGCGTTGA